ttctataggattgcaggtaagaggatctacaaattacaggacaactgttaacacatagtaggatactcattactttgtgtgacaggtttccccaatgtcattggtgcagtggactgcacacacataaggataaatgccccctcaggtgcccatgaggccgattttgtgaataggaaatcctttcacagcattaatgttcaggtgaacataactttttgatattgtccattgacgaacactctgcattgccagtgatgtgcattgattggtgtaatattcctcatcttatgatttcagatggtctgcaatgctgactgtgtgatcagcaatgttgtggcaaaatggcctggctcagtccatgactccagaatctttcgggcctctgaaatctatcagtgcctatcacaaggtaagccacacaacccctatttataaccatcatggctgtgtcaagaatatcactgtgtttatgaggtagtaatgatgagattttgtgttgacaggtgaattctctggtgtgttgctgggagacagggggtatggctgccagccttttctcctgacacctttcacagacccccaggaagcacagcaggcctacaaccatgcccatgccaggaccagggccagagttgaaatgacctttggcctcctgaaggcacgctttcactgccttcacaaattaagggtcagccctgttaggacatgtgatattactgtggcttgtgctgtcttccacaatgtggcctgcctgaggaaggagagggcccccagagtgccaccagccatggactggga
The window above is part of the Salvelinus fontinalis isolate EN_2023a chromosome 42, ASM2944872v1, whole genome shotgun sequence genome. Proteins encoded here:
- the LOC129841395 gene encoding putative nuclease HARBI1: MACPFVRDVVDEEALVLRRAFRRERVFRDRLDPLAFPDDHLYERYRFSADGIRYLCRLLGPRIKHRTARSHALSVEQMVCVALRFFASGAFLYSVGDAEQLNKATICRTIRSVCLAIKALADVFISFPGHRRLCDIKEEFYRIAGFPNVIGAVDCTHIRINAPSGAHEADFVNRKSFHSINVQMVCNADCVISNVVAKWPGSVHDSRIFRASEIYQCLSQGEFSGVLLGDRGYGCQPFLLTPFTDPQEAQQAYNHAHARTRARVEMTFGLLKARFHCLHKLRVSPVRTCDITVACAVFHNVACLRKERAPRVPPAMDWDNPAIFPDDDSGRLLRDQYVLNYFS